A stretch of DNA from Halobaculum sp. XH14:
GGGCGCCGCGGGCGTGCTGCTCGCGTGGGACTCCGCGTGGGGCGCGTCGGTGCCGCTGGCCGCGGAGACGCTGCTGCCGGCGTTCGTCGTCGTCATCATCGGCGGGCTGGGGACGTTCCGCGGCACGGTCGTCGCGGCGCTGCTCGTCGGCCTCGTCGACGCGACGATGACCTGGTGGTTCCAGAACTACATCGCGTTCACGGGCCTCCCCGAGATGACCATCTTCCTCATCCTCGTCGTCATGCTCGTCGTGAAACCGCAGGGCCTGTACGGCGTCTCGGAGGTGGGAGGCCATTAGCGACCCCGACCGTCGCGACGTCGGGGCGGGCGATTCGGCCGGCGACGCCCCCGCCGGGTCCGACCGGACCGACGGCGGCGAACCCGCCGACGGCAACGCGGGCGTCGACGTGGCGGACGCGAACGACTCCGCCGCGGCCGAAACCGGGACAGGGCGGGCGACCGCCACCGACCCCTGGTACCGTCGCTACGCGCGCGACCACCTGGTCCACCTCGCGGTGGTGCTGGCGTTCGCGGCCTACCCAGGCGTGTACAGCCTGCTGGTGAACTCGCCGCTGTCTGCCGAGTTCGTCGCGCTGTTGCCCCGCGTGGAGACGCTGGTCGTCGTGCTGTTCTTCGCGCTGTTCGCCATGTCGTTCGACTTCATCAGCGGCTACACCGGCTACCTCTCGTTCGGCCACGCGGCGTTCTACGGCACCGGCGCGTACGTCGTCGTGCTCGTGGCCAATGAGAAGCTCGCGGTGACGGTTCCCGTCCTGGGCACCCTGCTCGGGCCGGAGACGCCGTTCATGCTGCTGCTGGTGCTCGCGGGCGTCGCCGCGGCCGTCGTGGCGCTGGCCATCGGCAGCGTCTCGTTCCGGCTGTCTGGGGTGTACTTCGCCATGATCACCCTCGGCTTCTCGCAGGTGCTGTACGTGTTCGTCCGCGGCTGGGACTTCGTCGGCACCGCACCCCAGGAGGGCATCGCGGTCACCGGCCCGGTCGGCGGCTTCGAGATCGGCGTCCCGTACGTCGACTCGCTCACCGTCGCCATCGGCCAGTTGACCGGCGACTCCGTCGAGGGCCTGCTCGGGTTCATCAGCCTGAGCCCGACCGAGGTGTCCTTCTACGCCGTCGGCACGGTGGTGCTGGTCTGTTATCTCCTCATGCAGCGGCTCATCCACTCGCCGTTCGGCACGGTGATGCTCGCCATCCGCGAGAACGAGGAACGGGCCCGCGCGGTCGGCTACAACACCTACGCGTACAAGCTGGGCGCGTTCGTGATCTCGGGCTTCTTCGCCGGCGTCGCCGGCGCGCTGTTCGCCGGCTTCCGCCGGTCGGTGACGCCCGAGAACGGGTTCTACTTCCTCGTCGCGGGCGACGCGCTGCTGGCGTCGATCATCGGCGGGTTCGGCACGCTCGTCGGGCCGCTGTACGGCCACCTGCTCGACGAGGGCGTCCGCGAGTTCCTCTCGAAGGAGGGCGGCGGGGGCGGCCTGCTCCCGTACCTCCGCGCGAACCTCGGCGAGGACACGTTGGCGACCGAGATCTACAACGGGCTGACGTTCGGCGAGGCGATCGACACGTTCCTCAACGGCCACGCCGCGCTGTACGTCGGCCTGCTGTTCGTCCTGTTCGTCCTCTACGTGCCCAACGGGCTGCTCGGGACGCTCCGCGACCGGCTCGGCGGCCGGGTGGCGAAGGCCGCGCCCGCACACGTGCGACGGTGGTTCCAGTGAGCGAGGAGGCCACGGGAGCCCGACCGGACGCCACCCACCTCCGCGAGGTCGGACTCACCGGGCTCGGGACGTACGTTCCGGACGAAACGGTCTCCGGCGGGGAGATCGCCGCGGCGAGCGACATCCCGCGGGACGTCGTCGTGGAGAAGATGGGCGTCCGCGAGAAGCACGTCGCCGCGCCCGACGGGGACCACGTCACGGACATGAGCGTCGCTGCCGCCGAGGAGGCGCTGTCCGACGCCGGCCTCGACG
This window harbors:
- a CDS encoding branched-chain amino acid ABC transporter permease, producing MYSLLVNSPLSAEFVALLPRVETLVVVLFFALFAMSFDFISGYTGYLSFGHAAFYGTGAYVVVLVANEKLAVTVPVLGTLLGPETPFMLLLVLAGVAAAVVALAIGSVSFRLSGVYFAMITLGFSQVLYVFVRGWDFVGTAPQEGIAVTGPVGGFEIGVPYVDSLTVAIGQLTGDSVEGLLGFISLSPTEVSFYAVGTVVLVCYLLMQRLIHSPFGTVMLAIRENEERARAVGYNTYAYKLGAFVISGFFAGVAGALFAGFRRSVTPENGFYFLVAGDALLASIIGGFGTLVGPLYGHLLDEGVREFLSKEGGGGGLLPYLRANLGEDTLATEIYNGLTFGEAIDTFLNGHAALYVGLLFVLFVLYVPNGLLGTLRDRLGGRVAKAAPAHVRRWFQ